One genomic segment of Pseudonocardia sp. T1-2H includes these proteins:
- a CDS encoding ABC transporter permease, whose translation MTSLTTSPATSPGTAPPSPVARRGPTGLLREVVRRPSAGVVGLLVLICVVMTFLAPAFLTYGNWYNLAQQMVFVALLAIGMTIVLITGGIDLSVGSVLGLSAGVMAYLVNQGMMFGLCLLLAVGAGAGLGLVNGLVVTKLGIPDFVATLAMLGVAGGLLYLWTGGVPFTGFMIPVYDTLGGVTPLVGDLTAPILAMAVIAVVVAFIMRRTSFGRHAYGVGSNREAARLSGVDVVRVRITAYVLSGTLAACAGVLLAGRTTAVAPTIGVGYEIQAIAAAVIGGAALAGGRGRVLGAVLGALTLTVASNVINLASVSPTWQPVAVGTILLVAVGLDRASASLSRRLGRAAPSP comes from the coding sequence ATGACCTCGCTGACCACATCCCCGGCGACCTCGCCCGGAACCGCCCCGCCATCTCCCGTGGCCCGCCGCGGGCCCACCGGCCTGCTCCGCGAGGTCGTCCGGCGGCCGAGCGCCGGCGTGGTCGGGCTGCTCGTGCTCATCTGCGTGGTGATGACGTTCCTCGCGCCGGCCTTCCTGACCTACGGCAACTGGTACAACCTCGCCCAGCAGATGGTGTTCGTCGCGCTGCTGGCGATCGGGATGACGATCGTGCTCATCACCGGCGGGATCGACCTGTCGGTCGGCTCGGTGCTGGGCCTCAGTGCCGGGGTGATGGCCTACCTGGTCAACCAGGGCATGATGTTCGGCCTCTGTCTGCTGCTCGCCGTCGGCGCCGGGGCGGGCCTGGGCCTGGTCAACGGGTTGGTGGTCACCAAGCTCGGCATCCCCGACTTCGTCGCGACGCTCGCCATGCTCGGCGTCGCCGGCGGCCTGCTGTACCTGTGGACCGGGGGTGTGCCGTTCACCGGTTTCATGATCCCCGTCTACGACACGCTGGGGGGCGTGACGCCGCTGGTCGGGGACCTGACCGCCCCGATCCTGGCGATGGCGGTGATCGCGGTGGTCGTCGCGTTCATCATGCGCCGCACGAGCTTCGGACGGCACGCGTACGGCGTCGGCAGCAACCGCGAGGCCGCGCGGCTGTCCGGCGTGGACGTGGTCCGGGTGCGGATCACCGCCTACGTCCTCAGCGGCACGCTCGCCGCCTGCGCGGGCGTGCTGCTGGCCGGGCGCACCACGGCCGTCGCGCCGACCATCGGCGTCGGCTACGAGATCCAGGCCATCGCCGCGGCCGTCATCGGCGGCGCCGCGCTGGCCGGGGGCCGGGGCCGGGTCCTGGGCGCCGTGCTCGGCGCGCTGACGCTCACCGTCGCGAGCAACGTCATCAACCTCGCCTCCGTCAGCCCGACCTGGCAGCCGGTGGCGGTCGGCACGATTCTGCTGGTCGCCGTCGGGCTCGACCGCGCGAGCGCCTCTCTCTCCCGCCGTCTCGGCCGCGCCGCCCCGTCGCCGTGA
- a CDS encoding dihydroxyacetone kinase subunit DhaK, whose protein sequence is MRKFLNDPGEAVRDSLVGLAAAHPGVLRYDTANGIVVRADGPVPGKVGVVSGGGSGCEPLHTGFVGHGMLDAAAPGQVFSSPVPDQIIAATHAADAGAGVLHVVKNFTGEVMNFEMAAELAAIDGAVVETVVVNDDVAVLDTPGTAGRRGLGATVLVEKLAGAAAERGQPLDAVAGVARRVVHRARSFGVGLSSCTPPVAGRPIFTLPDGEIELGIGISGEPGRRRVPMRSARELAALIVSEVLTDLAPTPGAPVLAMLSGMGGTPSSELHLLYGEVDRCLRDAGVEPVRRIVGNFITSLEQSGAALTVLELDDELISLWDAPVHTAALRWGM, encoded by the coding sequence ATGCGCAAGTTCCTCAACGACCCCGGCGAGGCGGTCCGGGACTCCCTCGTCGGCCTCGCGGCCGCCCACCCCGGGGTCCTGCGCTACGACACGGCGAACGGCATCGTCGTCCGGGCGGACGGGCCGGTCCCCGGCAAGGTGGGCGTGGTCTCCGGTGGCGGCTCGGGATGCGAGCCCCTGCACACCGGTTTCGTCGGCCACGGGATGCTCGACGCCGCGGCCCCGGGCCAGGTGTTCAGCTCCCCCGTACCCGACCAGATCATCGCCGCCACCCACGCGGCCGACGCCGGCGCCGGCGTGCTGCACGTCGTCAAGAACTTCACCGGCGAGGTCATGAACTTCGAGATGGCCGCCGAACTGGCGGCCATCGACGGAGCGGTCGTCGAGACCGTCGTGGTCAACGACGACGTGGCCGTCCTCGACACGCCCGGCACGGCCGGCCGCCGCGGACTGGGCGCCACCGTGCTCGTCGAGAAGCTCGCGGGGGCGGCGGCGGAGCGCGGGCAGCCGCTGGACGCCGTCGCGGGCGTGGCGCGCCGCGTCGTCCACCGCGCCCGCTCGTTCGGAGTCGGGTTGTCCTCGTGCACGCCGCCCGTAGCCGGCCGGCCAATCTTCACGCTGCCCGACGGGGAGATCGAACTGGGCATCGGCATCAGCGGCGAGCCCGGCCGCCGGCGGGTACCCATGCGCAGCGCCCGGGAGCTCGCCGCGCTGATCGTCTCCGAGGTGCTGACCGACCTGGCGCCCACACCGGGCGCCCCGGTGCTGGCGATGCTCAGCGGCATGGGCGGCACCCCGTCCTCGGAGCTGCACCTGCTCTACGGCGAGGTGGACCGGTGTCTGCGCGACGCGGGCGTCGAGCCGGTCCGCCGCATCGTCGGCAACTTCATCACGTCGCTGGAGCAGTCGGGGGCCGCACTCACGGTCCTCGAGCTCGACGACGAACTGATCTCGCTGTGGGACGCACCCGTCCACACGGCCGCTCTGCGTTGGGGGATGTGA
- a CDS encoding IclR family transcriptional regulator domain-containing protein has product MRLSCSASGHAWLADLPEDEALSMIYRQGIGSLEEYGPAAPQELDDIRERLRTTRERGYATVHDTFEAGTSAMAVAVRADQGAVVGVISIAGPSVRLTPERMSEFAPELQAAAEDLSGLSLPDHRPVPA; this is encoded by the coding sequence GTGCGGCTGAGCTGCTCGGCCAGCGGTCACGCGTGGCTCGCCGATCTGCCCGAGGACGAGGCCCTCTCGATGATCTACCGGCAGGGCATCGGCAGCCTCGAGGAGTACGGGCCGGCGGCTCCGCAGGAGCTCGACGACATCCGTGAGCGGCTGCGAACGACCCGCGAGCGTGGTTACGCCACCGTCCACGACACCTTCGAGGCGGGCACCTCCGCCATGGCGGTCGCGGTGCGTGCCGACCAGGGAGCCGTCGTCGGCGTGATCAGCATCGCCGGTCCGTCCGTCCGGCTCACACCTGAGCGCATGTCCGAGTTCGCGCCCGAACTCCAGGCCGCCGCCGAGGACCTGTCCGGTCTGAGCCTGCCGGACCACCGGCCGGTCCCGGCCTGA
- a CDS encoding carbon-nitrogen hydrolase family protein encodes MSTTDPSEARRVAAVQLQAVLGDVDANLEQAGRLVSEAARDGAEWIALPEFFTSGVAFLPSVAAAAQPIDGPAVQAMQSWAAAHDVLLSGSLLVRDPDGEVRNAVLLVDRTGIRGRHDKDLPTMWENALYVGGSDDGVVVVDDTTIGLAVCWELTRRQTVTRLAGRVDVVLGGSGWWTVPRWQPRRVFDAWDAANTARATEAPARFARHVGAAVVHASHSGEVACPMPGLPPLRYRGRFVPATGVWSADGTVLAMAPTPEPQVVVADLPLRRSAPVPPPGSYWLTPPGPLPLFAWHQQRWHGRRWYAKHQRSAPVA; translated from the coding sequence ATGAGCACGACGGATCCGTCGGAGGCGCGGCGGGTCGCCGCCGTCCAGCTGCAGGCCGTGCTGGGCGACGTCGACGCGAACCTCGAGCAGGCGGGGCGGCTGGTGTCCGAGGCCGCCCGCGACGGCGCCGAGTGGATCGCCCTGCCGGAGTTCTTCACCAGCGGGGTGGCGTTCCTGCCGTCGGTCGCCGCGGCGGCGCAGCCGATCGACGGGCCCGCCGTGCAGGCGATGCAGAGCTGGGCCGCGGCGCACGACGTCCTGCTCAGCGGCAGCCTCCTGGTGCGTGACCCCGACGGGGAGGTGCGTAACGCCGTCCTGCTCGTGGACCGCACCGGTATCCGCGGCCGCCACGACAAGGACCTCCCGACGATGTGGGAGAACGCCCTGTACGTCGGTGGTTCGGACGACGGCGTGGTCGTCGTCGACGACACCACGATCGGGCTGGCGGTCTGCTGGGAGCTGACGCGCCGACAGACGGTCACCCGCCTCGCCGGCCGCGTCGACGTGGTGCTCGGCGGAAGCGGCTGGTGGACGGTCCCGCGCTGGCAGCCACGTCGGGTGTTCGACGCGTGGGACGCGGCCAACACTGCGCGGGCGACTGAGGCACCGGCGCGCTTCGCCCGGCACGTCGGGGCTGCGGTGGTGCACGCGTCCCACAGCGGCGAGGTGGCGTGCCCCATGCCCGGGTTGCCGCCGCTGCGCTACCGGGGTCGCTTCGTGCCCGCGACCGGTGTCTGGTCCGCCGACGGGACCGTCCTCGCGATGGCTCCGACGCCGGAACCGCAGGTGGTGGTCGCCGACCTGCCACTGCGCCGCTCGGCCCCGGTGCCGCCGCCCGGCTCGTACTGGCTGACCCCGCCCGGGCCGCTGCCGCTGTTCGCCTGGCACCAGCAGCGCTGGCACGGCCGGCGGTGGTACGCGAAGCACCAGCGCTCCGCGCCCGTCGCCTGA
- a CDS encoding sugar phosphate isomerase/epimerase family protein produces the protein MKTAIDSYCYHRYFGEIYPGLEEAPAARMSVEDFIDRAAGHQVEGISIEHFALDDASPVHLDQLRTRIDGYGMELVWAWGHPDGLGSGTRPDALPDLVANLDVARRLGARVMRICAGGRRTRPDSWREHRRNLLPLLREATAEAERRGVVLAMENHADLLAHEAVELVEAVDSPALGLCLDTGNNLRMLEDVMPAIELLAPYARAVHLKDIAAYQGDPHTFGFWPSVETGTGLIDVPRALRALDAAGYTGLLAVEIDYLMPGTGSEDEVLRRSLDYLTKTLAGL, from the coding sequence ATGAAGACCGCCATCGATTCCTACTGCTACCACCGCTACTTCGGCGAGATCTATCCCGGTCTGGAGGAGGCCCCGGCCGCGCGGATGAGCGTGGAGGACTTCATCGACCGCGCCGCCGGTCACCAGGTGGAAGGCATCAGCATCGAGCACTTCGCCCTGGACGACGCCTCCCCGGTGCACCTCGACCAGCTCCGCACTCGCATCGACGGGTACGGCATGGAGCTGGTCTGGGCCTGGGGGCACCCCGACGGCCTCGGCTCCGGTACCCGCCCTGACGCGCTGCCCGATCTGGTCGCGAACCTCGACGTTGCCCGGCGGCTCGGCGCCCGCGTGATGCGGATCTGCGCCGGCGGGCGCCGGACCCGCCCCGACAGCTGGCGTGAGCACCGCCGGAACCTGCTTCCCCTGCTGCGCGAAGCCACCGCGGAGGCCGAGCGCCGCGGGGTCGTCCTCGCGATGGAGAACCATGCCGACCTGCTCGCGCACGAGGCCGTCGAACTCGTGGAGGCGGTGGACAGCCCCGCTCTGGGCCTCTGCCTCGACACGGGGAACAACCTGCGGATGCTCGAGGACGTCATGCCCGCCATCGAGCTGCTCGCCCCCTACGCCAGAGCCGTGCACCTCAAGGACATCGCCGCATATCAGGGCGATCCGCACACGTTCGGGTTCTGGCCGAGTGTCGAGACCGGAACCGGCCTGATCGACGTTCCCCGTGCTCTCCGCGCCCTGGACGCCGCCGGCTACACCGGGCTCCTCGCGGTCGAGATCGACTACCTGATGCCCGGCACGGGGAGCGAGGACGAGGTCCTCCGGCGCAGCCTCGACTATCTCACCAAGACCCTCGCCGGCCTCTGA
- a CDS encoding ABC transporter permease codes for MSASRRLARAFAVEGVAVAVIFVGMVVFFSLASPFFLTGGNIANLLVETVIIALLAAGMAFVLVVGGIDLSVGSVTGLSAATTMWALMAGLPLPVGLLVGIGTGLVAGVVNGAVIALLGVNDFIVTLAMLSVGAGLLQVVTSDVQLTGVQSDAFAWLTQGSVLGVPAPVLIAVVVVLVLEFVLVATPFGRSAYAAGIGPRAAELAGVPVRRVRFGVYVLSGACAGGAGVLLASKLNSVQSGLGSGYELTAIAAAVLGGISLAGGRGSVWRAVLGAVFLGTLSQGLQLLGVDPLWFTIVTGLSIVAAVALDRVVGRVALSRLLGADRPADGPPGPSAPVRGPAPENEDPRPVQPLAGSAREARTS; via the coding sequence ATGAGCGCGTCCCGTCGCCTGGCTCGCGCCTTCGCCGTCGAGGGCGTCGCGGTCGCCGTGATCTTCGTCGGCATGGTCGTCTTCTTCTCGCTGGCGAGCCCGTTCTTCCTCACCGGTGGGAACATCGCCAACCTGCTGGTCGAGACGGTGATCATCGCCCTGCTCGCGGCCGGCATGGCGTTCGTCCTGGTGGTCGGGGGCATCGACCTCTCGGTGGGCTCGGTGACGGGCCTGAGCGCCGCCACCACGATGTGGGCGCTGATGGCGGGGCTGCCGTTGCCGGTCGGCCTGCTCGTCGGGATCGGGACCGGCCTCGTGGCCGGGGTCGTGAACGGCGCCGTCATCGCTCTGCTCGGGGTGAACGACTTCATCGTCACGCTCGCGATGCTCAGCGTGGGCGCCGGGCTGCTGCAGGTGGTGACCTCGGACGTGCAGCTCACGGGCGTGCAGTCCGACGCCTTCGCGTGGCTGACCCAGGGGAGCGTCCTCGGCGTGCCCGCTCCGGTGCTGATCGCCGTCGTCGTGGTGCTGGTGCTCGAGTTCGTCCTGGTCGCCACCCCGTTCGGGCGCTCCGCCTACGCGGCCGGCATCGGGCCGCGTGCGGCCGAGCTGGCCGGGGTGCCGGTGCGGCGGGTGCGGTTCGGGGTCTACGTGCTCTCCGGTGCGTGCGCCGGCGGGGCGGGCGTGCTGCTCGCCTCGAAACTGAACTCCGTGCAGTCGGGCCTCGGCAGCGGCTACGAGCTCACCGCAATCGCCGCCGCCGTCCTGGGTGGGATCAGCCTGGCCGGCGGGCGCGGCAGCGTGTGGCGGGCGGTGCTGGGCGCGGTGTTCCTCGGCACGCTCAGCCAGGGGTTGCAGCTGCTGGGTGTCGACCCGCTGTGGTTCACGATCGTCACCGGTCTGTCCATCGTCGCGGCCGTCGCGCTCGATCGGGTCGTCGGCCGCGTCGCGCTCTCGCGGCTGCTCGGCGCGGACCGGCCGGCCGACGGGCCCCCCGGCCCGAGCGCGCCCGTCCGCGGCCCGGCCCCCGAGAACGAGGATCCCCGACCTGTCCAGCCGCTCGCCGGCTCCGCCCGAGAGGCACGAACGTCATGA
- the ptsP gene encoding phosphoenolpyruvate--protein phosphotransferase, with the protein MTGIVVVSHSRALADAAVALAGEMVHDQDVRMVVAAGLDETTFGTDAVQILDAVTDADRGDGVVVLMDLGSAVLSAELALDMLDDDVRERTLLCAGPLVEGLVVAAVAAAGGCSPTEVAAEAEAALQAKQSHVGTAPAPAPAEPASHAGPEGPSGIEGSFVVTNAHGLHARPAARLVRRVAALDARVHLRNATAGSAWVPATSLSKVATLAVLQGHEVEVRAEGPQARMCVDELVALAADAFGESTRDPEPVSPASAGHRGGPLGAAPGIGVGPAALPHASDTPVDAFDVPDAGTDSPEADLARLDDALTTARGEIRRVRDDMAGHPDTDAAAIFDAHLVLLADPDLLDDARARIRAGRAAEPAWCAAVLRVAGELEALADPYLRARAADVYDVGQQVLRALHGEKGTGPDLSGVVVAGDLAPAEVAALDTDRVVAIVLAFGSPTAHSAILARARGIPVICGAGPAVLGLDPGTLLAVDGGTGELVVDPSPEVTDRFRARGAALAERNRHALAESASPAVTGDGVHVLVGANVGSPAEARSAAAAGADLAGLVRTEFLFLGRTQAPDVDEQERVYREIAKAFGGRRITLRTLDVGGDKPLPYLPGPVEANPFLGVRGLRLSLARPQLLAEQLLAVVRVAHDVPVSLMFPMVSTCEELLDARRLLDEAITAVGRGTPPDLQVGMMVEVPAAALRAASFAPHVDFFSIGTNDLTQYALAAERGNPAVAGLGDPLDPGVLRLIDFVCRGADGHALVAVCGELAADEHAAAVLIGLGVRELSVGPAAVPGVKQAVRAVDGDAAAALAARALAADGPARVRELISPAG; encoded by the coding sequence ATGACAGGGATCGTCGTGGTGTCCCACAGCCGCGCGCTGGCCGACGCGGCCGTGGCCCTGGCCGGGGAGATGGTCCACGACCAGGACGTGCGGATGGTCGTCGCCGCCGGGCTGGACGAGACCACGTTCGGCACCGACGCCGTGCAGATCCTCGACGCGGTGACCGACGCCGACCGGGGTGACGGCGTCGTCGTGCTCATGGACCTGGGCAGCGCCGTTCTCTCGGCCGAGCTGGCGCTGGACATGCTCGACGACGACGTGCGGGAGCGCACCCTGCTGTGCGCGGGGCCGTTGGTCGAGGGGCTGGTCGTGGCGGCCGTCGCCGCTGCAGGCGGCTGCTCCCCCACCGAGGTCGCCGCCGAGGCCGAGGCTGCGCTGCAGGCCAAGCAGTCCCACGTCGGGACCGCTCCGGCCCCGGCTCCGGCGGAACCGGCTTCCCACGCCGGTCCCGAGGGGCCCAGCGGAATCGAAGGATCCTTCGTCGTCACGAACGCCCACGGACTGCACGCCCGCCCCGCGGCACGCCTCGTGCGCCGGGTGGCCGCGCTGGATGCCCGGGTGCACCTGCGCAACGCGACCGCCGGTTCGGCGTGGGTACCTGCGACGAGCCTGTCCAAGGTGGCCACCCTTGCCGTCCTGCAGGGTCACGAGGTCGAGGTGCGTGCCGAGGGGCCCCAGGCCCGCATGTGTGTCGACGAGCTGGTCGCGCTCGCCGCCGACGCCTTCGGCGAGTCCACCAGAGACCCGGAACCTGTGTCACCGGCCTCGGCGGGTCATCGAGGAGGGCCTCTCGGCGCCGCCCCGGGAATCGGGGTCGGCCCCGCCGCCCTTCCGCACGCGTCCGACACCCCGGTGGACGCCTTCGACGTGCCCGACGCCGGCACGGACTCCCCGGAGGCGGACCTCGCCCGGCTCGACGACGCCCTGACCACCGCGCGGGGCGAGATCCGGCGGGTCCGTGACGACATGGCCGGGCACCCCGACACCGACGCCGCGGCGATCTTCGACGCCCACCTCGTCCTCCTCGCCGATCCCGACCTGCTCGACGACGCCCGCGCGCGGATCCGCGCGGGCCGGGCGGCGGAACCCGCGTGGTGCGCCGCCGTCCTGCGGGTGGCGGGCGAGCTGGAGGCCCTGGCCGACCCGTACCTGCGGGCACGGGCGGCCGACGTGTACGACGTCGGGCAGCAGGTCCTGCGCGCGCTGCACGGGGAGAAGGGGACCGGGCCGGACCTGAGCGGCGTGGTGGTCGCGGGTGACCTGGCCCCGGCCGAGGTGGCGGCGCTGGACACCGACCGGGTCGTCGCGATCGTGCTCGCGTTCGGCAGCCCGACCGCGCACAGCGCGATCCTGGCCCGTGCCCGCGGCATCCCGGTGATCTGCGGGGCGGGCCCCGCCGTCCTGGGCCTCGACCCCGGCACGCTGCTGGCGGTCGACGGTGGCACCGGCGAGCTCGTCGTCGACCCCTCCCCCGAGGTCACCGACCGGTTCCGGGCGCGAGGTGCCGCCCTCGCCGAGCGGAACCGCCACGCGCTCGCCGAGTCCGCGTCGCCGGCCGTGACCGGCGACGGCGTGCACGTCCTTGTGGGCGCGAACGTCGGGTCGCCCGCCGAAGCCCGGTCCGCCGCTGCGGCCGGAGCGGACCTGGCCGGTCTCGTGCGGACCGAGTTCCTGTTCCTGGGGCGCACGCAGGCCCCCGACGTCGACGAGCAGGAGCGCGTCTACCGGGAGATCGCGAAGGCGTTCGGCGGCAGGCGGATCACGCTGCGCACCCTCGACGTCGGCGGGGACAAGCCGCTGCCCTACCTGCCCGGACCGGTCGAGGCGAACCCGTTCCTCGGCGTGCGGGGGCTCCGGCTCTCGCTGGCCAGGCCCCAGCTGCTGGCCGAGCAGCTGCTCGCCGTCGTGCGGGTCGCCCACGACGTGCCGGTCAGCCTGATGTTCCCCATGGTGAGCACGTGCGAGGAGCTGCTCGACGCCCGGCGCCTGCTCGACGAGGCGATCACGGCCGTCGGCCGCGGGACCCCGCCCGACCTGCAGGTCGGGATGATGGTGGAGGTTCCGGCGGCGGCCCTGCGCGCCGCGTCCTTCGCCCCGCACGTCGACTTCTTCAGCATCGGGACGAACGACCTGACGCAGTACGCGCTGGCCGCGGAGCGCGGCAACCCTGCCGTGGCCGGGCTCGGCGACCCACTCGACCCGGGCGTGCTGCGGCTGATCGACTTCGTCTGCCGCGGCGCCGACGGCCACGCGCTCGTCGCGGTGTGCGGTGAGCTCGCCGCGGACGAGCACGCCGCGGCGGTGCTGATCGGGCTCGGCGTGCGGGAGCTGAGCGTCGGCCCGGCCGCGGTGCCCGGGGTCAAGCAGGCGGTGCGGGCGGTGGACGGCGATGCGGCCGCGGCGCTGGCCGCGCGGGCGCTAGCCGCCGACGGCCCCGCCCGCGTCCGGGAGCTGATCAGCCCGGCGGGCTGA
- a CDS encoding sugar ABC transporter ATP-binding protein translates to MPDQDTQEPEPQELLRVEGVVKHYPGVVALGGVSLDVRAGEIHALLGENGAGKSTLINVLSGTTQPTSGQVLVAGEPVQLRRPRDAQDLGITTIHQELSLAPELTVLQNIFLGRELRRGPFGRGLLDERAMSARVQGVIADFGLTERDLRRPVGEFGALTQHVVEIIKALAFDARLVILDEPTSGLAEEERVVLFDHMRRLRERGISLVWVTHRLDELYGLADRITVLRDGRTVATTDTTESTPADLVRLMVGRKTTSLGVVAEDRTPVERPAGPRAEVLRLENVSRRPVLRDVSLTIAGGEILGVAGVAGAGRTELARVILGADRIDGGRILVDGEPVRIRHPRDAYRLGIAMVPEERKTLGILADFPLDKNTTVSRLGKVARLGLMLDRRRERAVTRDYIDELGVRTSSAGERIRNLSGGNQQKIVIARCLFTGPRLIIFDEPTQGIDVAAKAEVYRLIHRFVSGGGAALVISSEIPELLHVSDRILVMREGAIAGEVRPDLRGDDLEADERVSAEIVSLAARSVA, encoded by the coding sequence ATGCCTGATCAGGACACGCAGGAGCCGGAGCCGCAGGAGCTGCTCCGGGTCGAGGGCGTGGTCAAGCACTACCCCGGGGTGGTGGCCCTGGGTGGGGTCTCCCTGGATGTGCGAGCGGGAGAGATCCACGCCCTGCTCGGTGAGAACGGTGCCGGCAAGTCGACGCTGATCAACGTCCTGTCGGGTACCACCCAGCCGACGTCGGGTCAGGTCCTCGTCGCAGGCGAACCGGTCCAGCTGCGGCGTCCCCGCGACGCCCAGGACCTCGGCATCACGACGATCCACCAGGAGCTGTCGCTGGCACCCGAGCTGACGGTGCTGCAGAACATCTTCCTCGGCCGTGAGCTGCGCCGTGGGCCCTTCGGCCGTGGCCTGCTCGACGAGCGCGCCATGAGCGCGCGCGTGCAGGGCGTCATCGCCGACTTCGGCCTGACCGAGCGCGACCTGCGCCGTCCCGTGGGCGAGTTCGGGGCCCTGACCCAGCACGTCGTCGAGATCATCAAGGCGCTCGCGTTCGACGCCCGCCTCGTCATCCTCGACGAGCCCACCTCCGGCCTCGCCGAGGAGGAGCGCGTCGTGCTGTTCGACCACATGCGCCGGCTGCGCGAGCGCGGTATCTCGCTGGTCTGGGTCACCCACCGCCTCGACGAGCTCTACGGGCTGGCCGACCGGATCACGGTGCTGCGCGACGGGCGCACCGTGGCGACGACCGACACCACGGAGTCGACGCCCGCGGACCTGGTCCGGCTGATGGTCGGGCGGAAGACCACGTCGCTCGGGGTGGTCGCCGAGGACCGGACGCCCGTCGAGCGGCCGGCCGGCCCCCGTGCCGAGGTGCTGCGCCTGGAGAACGTCTCCCGCCGCCCGGTGCTCCGGGACGTGAGCCTGACGATCGCGGGCGGCGAGATCCTCGGCGTCGCCGGGGTGGCCGGCGCGGGCCGCACCGAGCTGGCGCGGGTGATCCTCGGAGCCGACCGGATCGACGGCGGCCGCATCCTGGTCGACGGGGAGCCGGTGCGGATCAGGCACCCGCGCGACGCCTACCGGCTCGGCATCGCGATGGTGCCGGAGGAGCGCAAGACGCTGGGCATCCTGGCCGACTTCCCGCTCGACAAGAACACGACCGTCTCCCGGCTCGGCAAGGTGGCCCGGCTGGGGCTGATGCTCGACCGTCGCCGGGAGCGGGCCGTGACCCGCGACTACATCGACGAGCTGGGGGTCCGGACCAGCAGCGCCGGCGAGCGGATCCGCAACCTCAGCGGCGGCAACCAGCAGAAGATCGTCATCGCCCGCTGCCTGTTCACCGGACCGCGGTTGATCATCTTCGACGAACCGACGCAGGGCATCGACGTGGCGGCCAAGGCCGAGGTCTACCGGCTCATCCACCGCTTCGTCTCGGGTGGTGGCGCCGCGCTGGTGATCTCCTCGGAGATCCCGGAGCTGCTGCACGTCAGCGACCGCATCCTGGTGATGCGTGAGGGGGCGATCGCAGGGGAGGTCCGGCCGGACCTGCGCGGCGACGACCTCGAGGCCGACGAGCGGGTCTCCGCCGAGATCGTGTCCCTCGCGGCCCGGAGCGTGGCGTGA
- the dhaL gene encoding dihydroxyacetone kinase subunit DhaL, with translation MTDTSTTIDGRALRAWLHEFARRVAENSDHLTALDSEIGDADHGSNMHRGMAAVVAAIDADAGTEPGPLLKLVGRTLVSTVGGAAGPLYGTLFLRMAATAGDAGPLDAAGFAKALRAGLEGVAARGRTEIGDKTMVDALAPAVDALEARLAAGAAPATALAAAAAAAAAGRDATAGRIARKGRASYLGERSIGHQDPGSASATLLVEAAAAALGTGADGQA, from the coding sequence ATGACCGACACCAGCACCACCATCGACGGCCGCGCGCTGCGGGCCTGGCTGCACGAGTTCGCCCGCCGGGTCGCCGAGAACAGCGACCACCTCACGGCGCTCGACTCCGAGATCGGCGACGCGGACCACGGGTCCAACATGCACCGCGGGATGGCCGCGGTGGTCGCGGCGATCGACGCCGACGCAGGCACGGAACCGGGACCGCTGCTCAAGCTCGTGGGGCGCACCCTGGTGAGCACCGTCGGCGGCGCCGCGGGCCCGCTCTACGGCACCCTGTTCCTGCGCATGGCCGCCACCGCCGGTGACGCCGGTCCGCTCGACGCCGCCGGGTTCGCGAAGGCCCTGCGCGCCGGGCTTGAAGGCGTGGCCGCTCGCGGGCGCACCGAGATCGGCGACAAGACGATGGTCGACGCCCTGGCCCCTGCGGTCGACGCGCTGGAGGCCCGGCTGGCGGCCGGCGCCGCACCGGCCACCGCGCTCGCCGCGGCGGCGGCCGCCGCAGCCGCGGGCCGCGACGCCACCGCCGGCCGGATCGCCCGCAAGGGCCGGGCCAGCTACCTGGGTGAACGCAGCATCGGTCACCAGGACCCCGGCTCGGCGTCGGCGACACTGCTCGTGGAGGCGGCGGCCGCCGCGCTCGGCACGGGCGCCGACGGGCAGGCCTGA